A region of the Conger conger chromosome 6, fConCon1.1, whole genome shotgun sequence genome:
TACATTATTGCTTTAGGAATGGCAGGGGATTTATTATGCCAAAAAGAAGAATGGAGAAAGTGTCCAGCAAAACGTGAGGATCACGCCAGTGCCAGGACAGGGAAGGTGAGGAGAACTACCCCATGGTGATATCATCCACCATTACAGAAACCCACTACTTCATGTTATGGTGCATTTGAATTTCAATGTATGAAATTGTGactatggggggaaaaaagccaaccattttctccatctccatctttttgtttttcagaaaaatcaGACACTATGTGTCTATTAACAGGCctttaaatgataataataaggTAAGAAGTGAAATTTCATACACTGCGGGAGTTGAAATTGTAGCTTGCTGATCACAGTGTGACaaataatgttgtttttctttcccttCCCCAGTCTGACAAGTCCAGTGATCGTGTGCAAGCAGAGTCTCAGACAGGTACGACCCTCAGGTTTAGAGTATCACATGTAGCTAATACCaaggtaataataatatgtgCTATTTAGCAGGCGCATTTGTCCAAaaggacttacagttgattagaccaagcaggggccaatcccccctggagcaatatgtgtcccagtcattcaccttagccactagtacAGGTTGTACTAGCCCTGAGGTGGGGGTTTCCAGTCCTGAATGGCTAGCTTTATTGCTGTTGTAGCCCCTGATAGTAACCAGGCTTTTTTCCCTGAGTTAACTGAGAAAATAATGAAGACACAAtatgtcccagaatgcaccactgCCAGCTTAGCCTAGCATTGCCCAGCCCTGTATCAGCTTAGTGAAGAGCAATTTCACtcgctgtttcagcctggctccacttttacacaataaaaataaaataaaaaagagttcTGGGAGTTCTAGATTGAGATATATCTAGAATGAGTTATAGAGTAggtgtgtccatctcatttgcataaagtattccCTAAACAGTCAGGTGCCAGCAGTGTTCTGTATAGTATTGATCCCTAACAGCTGGCTTTCTGACTTAAGTGAAAAAGTGAGCctttaaaagtgaaaaaatgagcCTTTAAAAGTAAACTAACAAATTTGTGGGTGTGAGCAGTTTTCTGCCTGGATGTGGATGTCCATATGATGCAGAGGTGCCCCAGAAAGGGTGATCTGACATCAGGAGAGGGCCAGTGGACTGTGGAAGGCATTCTTCAAACTTTATAGGGCTTTTCTACCTGTTTTTATGCCAAAATGATACTATTTCATCTATGTTTAAATAATGccatggattaaaatgtttcaatgtttcaatgttttaactTCGGCATGTTCACAGCTAAAAAGCTTGAGTGTAACTGCCCTTTAATGGAGCTGTGGTATTAAGCTTACATACATGTTCAGTCTGCGGTCTCTTCTGTGCCCAGATATGCAGTCCTGCAAACACAAGGACAGGAGGAAAGGCTCTCTGGACGTCAGATCCACTACGTCCCGAGGGAGTGATGGTGAGTGCCAGCTTCATTCAGCCAGCTGTGGGAAATatcagcttcagcttcagctgctgaacattacatgacagttatttagctgaggcttttatccaaagaaaattacagttgattagactaagcaggggacaatccccctaaAGCAATGTGAGTAAAGCTAGGTTGCAGTTGCTAAAGGCTGTACAGATCACTCTGACCGTTTCCTTGGGACATCTTTCTACTCCACTGtcatgacataaaaattatttgGTGTGTTGTTGATTAACAAAGTTAAGTGTCAACATCTCTTATTATAATTAAGTCATTAAAGCTTAAAAGTTTCAGAATTGCCACAAATCCTTCTAGTTCTCATTTAGACATAAGGATAATTAGATAAATCTGTATTTAGTCTCTCGACAAGCCTTCTTTGATTGTTATGGACATCTCTGCATATTGAGTGTTACTGCTAATGTTTTTAAACCTTGTTTACTTTATGTAAGTAAATAAGGAAGTAATGTCATTGCAGGAAGTTCCCAGAGGAGGCACTCATCCATGGCCAGGATTCACTCCATGACCATAGAAGCTCCCATAACCAAGGTATATCTGATAGATGCTCTCTCATGCAAGGCCCAAGGTCCATCCACACCAAAACCTATAAGCGTAACCATAACTATAATAACAACCacgtgagcatccacactgctgaatgATAACTTTCTGTAAATAGCCCATCACCtaggtcagccattttgaacgtGATGCCCTGTGAATTCAAATTGATTTTTTATTGGCTGTCGGTGGTTTATCCTTCCTGCAGCTGGTAAAAATCGCTCTGAAAATTATCCCAACGATATCATTCATCACTGTCGTCGTAGTGATCCATCCACTCCAGGATTTTTAAAAGGACATATGCATAGCTATCATTATGCAGTAGTTATCATTGCTGGTGCCTACAGACTACAGCACCCACAGATCTAGTGCCACCTTAGCCCCTAAAAAGGGTCATCTCCACTGGCGGCTCGACATGTAGCAGTGCGTTCCACACTGAACACTCAGGTCAGAGTTACTGCTGCAGCATTGCCTCGGGAGGAAGGGTTACGGTCAGCAGGGTAACTCCTGGGTCCTTCCTGTGCAAAGCTGCAAGCAGCACATTGATCTTCCTCAGCAGGCTGTCACCCGAACTACACGGTAACAAAGTCTGTGACAAGATCAGGACAGGCATACACAGCTGCAATTCCGAATCCAGATTTGAACAAAGACATTAGCTCGTGGGCCATATTATCTCAGGAGGTAAGATCGATTGTCTGGCACTGGAAAATACGAAAAAATCCCATTCATGAAGTCACCGTTTCTAACTTCATGTTAGTGGATACTACATTGGCGAGTTGACCGTGAATAAAGCAATCTTATTTTTTGGGGGCAttaactgtaaatcactttggataaaagcgctgtaataatgcagtccatttgccatttaccgaAAGTAGGTTGAAAAGGTTCTCCAAAGAGCTGATCTGCTGTCAGTTCCTCCTGAGGCGGGCTCCCCTGGCCTGATGGCCTGTGTTCCCCCTGCCCCCGCTCCTCCAGGTGATAAACATCATCAACGCGGCCCAGGAGAGCAGCCCCATGCCCGTGGCCGAGGCCCTGGACCGCGTGCTGGAGATCCTGCGCACCACCGAGCTCTACTCCCCCCAGCTGGGCACCAAGGAGGAGGACCCCCACACCAACGACCTGGTGGGGGGGCTGATGACTGTGAGTGCCCCCCTCTCCGTCCGCACTGTATAAAGTGTCTTAACTGTTTCACTAATCAAGATCTTAAGTCTTGTAATAAATCTTACGATCTTATTTCTTCCTCTCAAGTGCAGTCAAGTTCAATTTCAAGATTTCCCAGTGGAAtaagaaaattgcacttgtcGAGCACACGTGAACttgaaacaagctaatattttctacttcagaggaaaaaaatattgttgttaGGTTATTATGAGATTAAAGTGCTTGTTAAGATTGTCACGTTTTGCAGTGCACACGCAAGGCTGCAGAATCGCACAATCGCACAGGGTGTTCCAGAAACTGGAAGTCCGATGTGGGAAAATGTGCTCCAGTCGgatttttccccatttgtttTCTCAccgtttttttttgtgggggggtgggtgatgGTGGATAAGTGGTGTATGGAGCATGACCCCCCAGGGGAAAAGACAGTGTGACCAAGTTATTTATGGAATCTTTAACCCTTCACTCTTGAGGCGCTAGCAgtgctgttttctgtttaaaaggCTGGTATTGTGATACAGCCTTTTACAGCCGGTACATCATGTTCTCGAGGTGGAGACTTTGTTAATCGATTAACTGAGCTGGTTCAGCAAATCTCGAAAATATTATGTCAAAGGAGGACGATAAGTTAACCCCCTTTGTCCTGAAATATCACTTTCACTGATGTTCAAAATGAAAGTATATCAGCCTACTTAACGGCTGCGCTGATCCCAGGGGAAATCTTGCCATTTCTTCAAATTGTATTCCCGgtttaatgaaatgtttctcGAAATCTAATTCCAGTATGATTACAACATCACAACCGTCCtttaattattcatgaattACAGGAATTGGCACGCTGGCAGCAACTGTGTCTCGCTCCCCTTATGAACACAACTGTGTCTCACTCCCTTTATGAACACAACTGTGTCTCACTCCCTTTATGAACATAACTGTGTCTCACTGCCTTTATGAACACAACTGTGTCTCACTCTCTTTATGAACACAACTGTGTCTCACTCCCTTTATGAACACAACTGTGTCTCACTCCCTTTATGAACACCACTGTGTCTCACTCCCTTTATGAACACCACTGTGTCTCTCCCTTTATGAACACAACTGTGTTTCACTCCCTTTATGAACACAACTGTGTCTTTCCCCCCCTTGTGAACACAACTGTGTTTGGCCTTGTCGAGATCTCATGTTCCTgtggtgtctgagtgtgagtcgCCCTTGGGGACTGTCGTGTTTCCTCAGAATCAGCCTGCCATTTTACTCTCTCTTCCATCATTCATGAAAATTAAGTTTTTGAAAAAACATATATCCCCCAGTACAGACCAGGAACAGGCACTGTACAGATGGCAATACAGACACCACACAGACggcagtacagacacagtaaaCATGGCAGTACAGGCAGCAATACAGACACAGATGCAGTACAGACACCGCACAGACGGCAGTACAGATGCTGCACATACggcagtacagacacagcacagatGCAGTACAGACGCAAGGCCAGCCCTGGCGGAGCAGAGTGGAGGGGAGCCCCAGAGGAAGTGCTAGATTGTCCTTTGTGCTCCTGCTGACCGTGGAGGAAGAGCTGGCTGCTCCACACCGCCACAGGCTCTCAGACGAGCCTTTTCCTCTCTGCTCCAGTAGCCTGGACACATCCTGTTCTTAGGTAGACCAGACAAATGAGTTTTAATTCTACGTGTCGAGACACTCGAGTAACAAGATATAAGGACATACTAGGCCTAAGgaaattgaaattaaatctccctgcatgtgtgtatacccTCATTCAACAGAAACGTCTGAGCAGAATTCCCTTCATCTGCACTGTTTAAGTGgcagttctttttttgtgtgtggttttgtgtgcttGAATTGTTTAAATAGGAATCTATATTAGGGGAATTTTGATAGTGTTTTTAGGTTTTCTGCAGTTAAACCACTTTGCTGAACGTAGGGctgctgtctgtgttggacacGCTGAGCTCCGGAGTAAAACCTTAAAATAGACCGCGCCACGACGCTGCCGTGCGTTAGACAATGCACGGGTCAAAGATGAGCCCAGCTCTACTTCCCTTCTCCATCCACGAGTAAACACACACTAACTTTACACACTGGAGCTGGGACTGCAGCTACCTGCATCCTGGGGCCTGCTGCTACCTGCGTCCTGGGGCCTGTTGGTACCTGCGTCCTGGGGCCTGCTGTTACCTGCGTCCTAGGGCCTGCTGGTACCTGCTTCCTGGGGCCCTCTGGTACCTGCTTCCTGGGGCCCTCTGGTACCTGCTTCCTGGGGCCTGCAGCTACCTGCATCCTGGGGGCTGCTGTTCTAGATGAGCTCTGTGATCCATGTGAAAACTGGGCACTCACTCTGGGTCACACATCCATTTTTCATAGGCTCTGCCATATTGCACACATTGTGCATAATTCACTGTTTCAACAAGCAGCTTGACAAGAAGCACAGGACTGTTTTGAATCTCATGAAATGTTCCACAGCCGACGTACTTGAAACTGGGGAATCGTTCAAGAGTATGGTAGTTAATGCAGTGCCAGAAGCCTGTTCCTGTATGTTGAAATATTCATCATAGTCATCATtattcaacccccccccctcccccgcccaaaTTTTAACTAACAGCCACATGGAATTCATAAGAAAATAAGAATGATCTGTTGCTCATATGCAGTGTTCGgattcatgtttttctttgattCGTGTTTCCCTTCTGCAGGATGGTTTACGGAGATTATCGGGGAACGAGTACATCTTTGCAACCAAACGTAAGAACCTGGAAATGCCTTTTCTAAATTTTCCGCTTAAAGGAAACCAGGCAGACACATCGCAGCTGGGAATGATATATACTGGAATTTCTGATGTGACCTTTGAACCCTGCTGTACCCTAGCAACCCTACCATGATTACTCATCTCTGAAACCTTCCAGTGGCAGCTTCGTCAAACATCGTCTATGTAGCACATAACACAGCAAGCAAATGTGGAGTCCAGGATGTACAAGTGTAGAATATGACGTTATAAGTTATCTTAAGTGTCTATAGAATCAGGAGCAAACATTGCaggaaatctttttttctcacaaatttcttcaaattttgaTAAATGAAATGGGCAGGGCACAGCAGAGTAGAATGAAACTGGAAGCAAGACCAGTTGAATTtgcttgttttagtttttagatttTTGTTGGAAGGATTATTTTTGCACAATGCGCGGTCCTCCCCCCGCCTCTCATCTTCTTctcttgtttgtgtttgcactCAGAGCTCCACCATATTCCCAGCCATCTGATCACACCGCTCTCGCTCAACGACATCCCCCCTAGGGTGGCGCAGACCATGGAGAATGAAGACTCCTGGGACTTTGACATATTCAACCTGGAGACTGCGACTATGAAgcggtgagggggggaggggggaaggggggtctaAGGCTGTCCAGGAGCACCTCACCCAAAGGAATCCACAGCCAGCACTTAGTAACCATTAACACTTGCTGTTACGGCACAGCTAGCAGCACCTGTAAGAGCTGACCAAATACAGCGCAGTCCGTGTGCATTTGGACATTTGGTACAAATTtctagtccagcacattggatttgaaatcttATACCTGCTCTATGGAAGTGATTTAATACACTTGAcaattcagaagcagctgagaagcgaaccgtccaattacttttggtcccctcaAATGGGGGGTTGTTCATGAGCTCAGTGTTTATGTTTAATATTGATATTTTACAAGGCACTCACTGGCCACATGATCGCAAGAGTCCATCCGTCCGTCGTTGATGGCTACTTTTTCCCatcctttttcagctttattttgaATTGAGTCACAATTTTATGATTATGTTCAATTAACATTGTCAGTAATACTGTATAGTGTATTTCAACAGAACTGAAATTGTGCGCTGATGACAGGACTGCAGCACAGTTGAAATCCAGCACCAGGGGTTATGAGACTGTTGTTGACGTGGAAGAATGCGTGATGAAAGTGCATTCGTGGACGGTTTAAAATCTCCAGCCACAGCTGGTACCCACGTCACCATTTGAAGTTTTAATGAAAAGCAGTACGCTGCTGTGATCTGTGAATATCGGTATGGAGTTTCTGAGCTGCGTGATAAAGAGAGAAACTTGGGAGTGTATCAAacgtttgtgttgtttgtgatGATCCTTTCCAGACCCCTGGTGTTCCTGGGACTGAAGGTTTTCTCGCGCTTCGGGGTGTGCGAGTTCCTGAACTGCCCTGAAGCGGTGCTGAGGTCGTGGCTCCAGGTCATCGAGGCGAATTACCATGCCAGCAACTCCTACCACAACTCCAGCCACGCAGCCGACGTGCTGCACGCCACCGCCTACTTCCTCTGCAAGGAGAGGGTGAAGGTGAGgacattccaattgcttatttttctctttttttatatttcttgctctctctttctactAGCTCCACCCATCCAGAGAGGCTAGGgaaagtggcaagaaaaatcATTGAAGACAGGGAAATTGAGAACATGAATTCAGCAAATGTAATGTCCTTGCTCCTCCAAACATCAGTTCGATGCCACATCAGTTACATACAGTCATGGCAGATGGGCAGATGGGGAGATGTGGATCCACAGATGTTTACttggaaagattgggagttcataaattctacttctagctcctagaaggaacatttaacagggtGGAATGTCCTTAAGGATTTCTctttaaaccaggggtaccaAATTGTGTGCCTTGGAGAACTGAGAGTTACTCTTGAACGATGCTGGTTttaattccaaccaatcaccaccagctgatttcacacaTTAGTTCAGTCCTCTCTGGATGTAGTTGTGTATTAGTGATGTCAGCTGGTTGTTTCAGCttatatttgtttgtatgtatgtggtaAATAAGGACCAGCATTATACGACTCTGGGATGTCACGACACTATTAAGCCCAGTCTACATCAAGCTGACTCGAGACGAGATggttttagaaatgttttttcgAGAAAGTGTTAGTGGTTTTAGACGTTCTAaactgtccagttttagaaCGTCTGAAACATAGTTTGTTTAGAAACATAAACAGTCAAGCATGTGGAGTCATTGTcattgaaacatgtatttattgGTTTGCTTGGCGCTTTGGTGTAGACTGCCTAATTTTTACTTGGATGTTCTGAGATTTTAATCTGGACGTTCTGAGCTTTCTCCCATCTCATCTCCTCTGGAGTCAACTGTTTGATGTAGCCTGGGCCTTATCTTATTTGCAGCAAAGCCTGGACCCCATCGACGAGGTGGCGGCCCTGATTGCTGCCACGGTGCACGACGTGGATCACCCCGGCCGCACAAACTCCTTCCTGTGCAACGCGGGCAGCGAGCTGGCCGTCCTGTACAACGACACAGCCGTGCTGGAGAGCCACCACTCCGCCCTGGCCTTCCAGATCACCACTCGCGACGACAAGTGCAACATCTTCAAGAACATGGAGAGGTGAGCGGCCGGAGGGGAGGCCGGACGCCCTATTCCATGTTCCTCCATGTTACTATCCCcatgtctgcttttttttttgtctttgtatttgtGCGGTTGCTGTGTTCAGCATttcgtgaccttggaattatatgTTTCTATCTGCGTTCTCAGTGGTTTTGAGATGTAGAGCTTCAAAGATGCCAAACCGAATGGGTTCCAAGCATATTGAAGCAACCttcaatttagcatttttttatatgtttaaacagtattCTTGTGTAGAActtgtgtaaaacttcacacgtccataagcaacatatttacgtatgaccctttttcatttttgtcaaaaatgccAGTTAGAACCTCATAATTCTAAGGTCTCAATTTGTTAATGCCAATTTTTAAATCTCAGATTTTCttgttgttttacattttcacctATTTGTATCCCCTTCACAACCAGGAACGAATACCGCACCCTCCGCCAAGCGATCATTGACATGGTCCTGGCCACTGAGATGACCAAGCATTTTGAGCACGTCAACAAGTTTGTGAACAGCATCAACAAGCCATTGGCAGCACTGGAGGAGAATGGGGTGAGATGAACTTCTCAGAACAgatattgtacattgtacacGGAGCACTTTTATGGTGTCTGacattttgatctatgaagacctgccctgcatttcagtttttctgtgttaggatgtgaaagctttcaagctcaatatctcaacaccactcagaacgcagatagaaccttacaATGCCAAGGTCACAATATGTTTTCATGTCCACATCATTGCGATACTGAAATTATATCTCAGAATTGCCAATTCCAAagggttttcttttcatttcccccacactgatttgctggagtacagtaaGGCAGAGTGTTTTTAGGCTGGAATGGCTGAAGAGCGCATAGCATTATACGCAGGGGAGACACAGCCGTGATGCTGCTCTAAAGGAAGGAGTCCTGGGTGAAAATAGCAGTGGCCTCTCTTACCGTGGGCACAGGCTGCACTGCGGGGCCAGAATGTGACAGCCTCCTACCAGCTTTCTCAAGCCTGTGTGGAATGCAGATCAGGGCCATTTTAAGGGATCCTAAtgctttttaaagaaaatggagggaaaaaaaaacctgacccCTGAGATACTGTACTCGCCTCAACTTCTCTTTGTGGAACCTTGGAAAATGTCCAAGACGAGCTGAAATCAAACTTTTTCTTcgatttagtcaattcttcataaccatacgaacacatgttaaagtatatattccaaaatgtTTATAAAACATTCACTCGTGTACACTGCGTACATCATATTGTGGGagctgtagcggcctgtagcgtagtggttaaggtaaatgactgggacccgcaaggtcagcggttcgatcctattgtagccacaataagatccgcacagccattgggcccttgagcaaggcccttaaccctgcattgctccatgggaggattgtctcctgattagtcgaatcaactgtacgtctgccaaatgccattaatatcgTGGGAGCTAGTTCTGCCCAAACCTCTGTTTCAGAAGTCTTCAAAACTTTCGCCTAGCTAATCAAAAATTGCTTCTAAAAAGTATTGACTAATTGAAAATCTCATAATATTTTGCTCTTGAAAGCTTTGCTGTATTACTGTATGCCGTTTGATATAAATTTGACACAGAAAAAGTGTCCCAGTGCTTCTGAAGTGGTCTGTTCCTGTGCTGATTGACTCCTCTCTGCTCCCAGGGCAATGGGGACGAGGAGGCCACCAAAAGCATTCTGATGCTGCCGGAGAATCGGATTCTAGTGAAGCGCATGCTGATCAAGTGTGCAGACATCTCCAACCCCTGCAGACCCCTGCAGCTCTGCATCGAGTGGGCCGGCCGCATCTCAGAAGAATATTTTGCACAGGTAACTGCGACTCCAATATGTCTGAATCCTGGCATAATAATGGTCgtgaaaatatacactcagtgagcactttattaggtatttattagacttattttttagacttattggtcttctgttgctgtggcctgtccacttaagagggtttgacgtgttgtgtgttcagagatgctcttctgcataccactgttatttgcattactgtcaccttcctctcagctttgactagtcttgccattctcctctgacctctctcattaacaacgcgtttttgcccacagaactgctgctcactggatgtttttagtttttcacaccatctctgcaaactgtagagacttgtgtgtgaaaataccaggagatcagcggtttctgagatattcaaaccaccctgtctggcagcaacaatcatcaAACAGCTGACACTgtctctgcatgcttttatgcatttagtcgctgtgacatgattgactgattcaattttagcattaacaagctggtgtacaggtatatctaataaagtgtCCAGTGAGTGTAGATTGtacagtgggggaaaaaaaaaagtaatactgGTTTGAATTCAGTGGTGTAGCTGTGGTGGTAGCTGGGGcgttaaggcccatccacaccaacagTTATAACTATAAC
Encoded here:
- the LOC133131638 gene encoding high affinity cAMP-specific and IBMX-insensitive 3',5'-cyclic phosphodiesterase 8A-like isoform X5 → MHRIMSAFTEVQFGPMKLHEDQLQVLLVFAKEDGQSNGFIWACEKAKFRCNVARTPESALECFLEKHHDIIIIDHRHSRHFDAEALCRSIRAANSSENTVMVAVVRRPDREEGSVMPLISAGFNRRYLENANMMSCYNELLQLEHGEVRSQFKLRACNAVFTALEQSQEAIEITSEDQVIQYVNPAYESTMGYQRGELIGKEIIEVPMSERNKPDLLETINACIRKGKEWQGIYYAKKKNGESVQQNVRITPVPGQGRKIRHYVSINRPLNDNNKSDKSSDRVQAESQTDMQSCKHKDRRKGSLDVRSTTSRGSDGSSQRRHSSMARIHSMTIEAPITKVINIINAAQESSPMPVAEALDRVLEILRTTELYSPQLGTKEEDPHTNDLVGGLMTDGLRRLSGNEYIFATKQLHHIPSHLITPLSLNDIPPRVAQTMENEDSWDFDIFNLETATMKRPLVFLGLKVFSRFGVCEFLNCPEAVLRSWLQVIEANYHASNSYHNSSHAADVLHATAYFLCKERVKQSLDPIDEVAALIAATVHDVDHPGRTNSFLCNAGSELAVLYNDTAVLESHHSALAFQITTRDDKCNIFKNMERNEYRTLRQAIIDMVLATEMTKHFEHVNKFVNSINKPLAALEENGGNGDEEATKSILMLPENRILVKRMLIKCADISNPCRPLQLCIEWAGRISEEYFAQTDEEKRQGLPVVMPVFDRNTCSIPKSQISFIDYFITDMFDAWDAFADLPNLMQHLDNNFKYWKGLDELKLHSLRPPPE